ACCCAGGCGCCTAGCAGCGCGAGCGTACACGCCACCAGCACGCCCAGGGCGCGCTGCCCCGCCAGACTCCAGTCGCCCGAGCTCAGCGTGGCCAGCAGCAGGTAGTCCGGCGTGAGCAGCACCTGGAAGGCGCCGAAGTTGATGGGCAGGAGCGCCACCGATACCGCCGTCAGCAGGACGATGACGGTGAGCAGCGCGGACGGTGAATGCACGCGCGTGGCAATCACCGCGGCCAGACAGGCGCCCAGCAGCGTCCCGCCCACGCGTTGGAGCGCGCGCTCCTCGGTGATGGCGGAGTAGGGCTGGAGGATGGCGATGACGGTGAGGCTCACCCAGTGCGCGTCACGGATGCCCAGCGCCTGGGTCACCACCAGCGCCACGGTGGCCACCAGCCCCACCCGCAGCGCGTGGCGGAACACCAGTGAGTCGGCGCGGAGGTGGTCGCGCAGCGGCGCCAGCCAGGAGCGCACGCGCCGCTCCTCGCGCCCCACCAGACTGCGGCCCCGGTCCGACACCGGGTCGCCGTGCAACAGCCCCGAGGCCGTCTCATGCGCCACGCCCGCGAGCTGCCGCAACTTCCCGAAGAGCACGTCCACGTGAAGCGACAGCGGGTCCTCGCGGGAGCGGATGCCCGACGCGGGCCGGTCGCCTCGCCGACGGGAGCGAGGGGCCAGGCGGGGCGCGCGCGGCACGCCGTCGTTGCGCTCGTGCAAGAGCACCTGCTCCACCCACCCCGCCATGGCCGCGTAGGCGTCACACAGCGAATCCACGCGCCCGCGCAGCGGCAGGAAACGGGGCTCGCGCACGGCCCCCTCCATGGCCTCGGCCAGGGCGATGAGCTGGGCGGACATCGGCTCGCAGGTCTCCAGCAACACCAGCAGGTGCTCGCCCCGCCGGGACTTGCCCATGTGGCTGCCGCGGCTGGCGCCCAGCGTGGCGCGGGCGTGCTCCATGAGCGGCCGCACGTTCATGTGCCGCTGCGCCGCCTCCACCCAGGCCTGTGAGCCAGCGCCTTCCCGCGACAAGCGGCCCAGCTCCCATGACGCCTCCGCCAGCGCCCGGTACACGCGCGCGATGGCCCGCCGCGCGGGCTGGTAGGGCCGCAGCGGCCACAGCACCAGCGACAGCACCATCGCCCACAGGCCACCGAAGAGCAGCCAGCCACCACGCGCCAGCGCGTCCTCCGGCGCCACGGCGGGCGCACCCAGCGACACGACGAAGATGACCGCGAGCTGACCGCCCACCGAGCCCGCCGTCTCGCCATAGCTGCGCGCGTAGGCCGCCGCCGTCACGCCCAGCCACATCAGCGACACGTCCAGCCACGGCGTGGTCCCGCCCGGCGCCCCCAGCGCGCCCACCACGGCGCCGAGCAGCGTCACCGCGCCCAGCTCCTTCGCGCGCGTCCGGTACGAGCCGCCCTTGTCGGCCAGCGAGACCAGGAGTCCGGACAAGCCTCCCCAGCTCGCATCCTTCACCCCCAGCAGGAAGGCGAGGACCAGCGGAACAGCGGTGGCGAGCGCGGTCCGGAGCCCCGCGCCGATGGCGGGCTTTCCTGGCCGGACCCGGAGAACGGAGCGCAGGTGTCGCAGCAGTCGGCGCATCCTGGAGCGTTGACACCGCGCGGCGCGGAAGGAACCTCCGCCCTCCCTCTCCGGGCACCCCGGCGGACAGGGGAACCAGCGAGCCCGGGCCCGGGCGGCCACGCCCCACACGCACGGGCTTTCACGGACCGCCCGGGCCGCACATGCCGTAACGTGACGCTCCCGCCAAGGAGCGACATCTCGTGGAGACGCTCGTCCGCATCGCCGAAGGCCTGGGCCGCTTCTCGTCGCGCTTCGTGCCCAGCGCGTTCGCCATCGCCGTCCTGCTCACGCTGCTCACCATGGCGCTGGCCACGGGCTGGGCCGGCGCCGCGCCGCCCGCCGTGTTGGATGCCTGGGGCAGCGGCTTCTGGGAGCTGCTCGGCTTCTCCATGCAGATGGCGCTGGTGATGTTCACCGGCTACCTGCTGGCGCTCACGGGGCCCGTGCGCGCGCTGCTGGAGCGCGCGGCGCGGGTGCCTCGCACGCCCCGGGGCGCGGCGGCGTGGATGGCCTTCGTCTCCATGGCCCTGGCGTACATCAACTGGGGCCTGTCGCTGGTGGCCAGCGCCATGCTGGTGCGCTTCATGGTGAAGCGCCGGCCGGACGTGGACTACCGGCTGCTGGTGGCGTGCGCGTACTTCGGACTGGGCGCCACGTGGCACTCCGGCCTGTCCGCCTCCGCGCCGCTGCTGGTGGCCACGCCCGGGCACTTCCTGGAGAAGAGCCTGGGCGTCCTGCCCATCAACACGACGCTGTTCTCCCCCTTCAACCTCGGCCTCACGCTGGCCGTGGTGGCCGGGCTGACGCTGCTCGCATGGCTGCTGCATCCGCGCCCGGAGAACACCGTGCGCGTGGACCCGGCGGTGCTGGAGTCCCTGGGCGACTTCGTGCCGCCAGAGCGCCCCGCCGAGCGCGGCTTCGCCGTCTGGCTGGACCACTCCCGGCTGCTCAACACCGTCATCGGCGTGCTGGGGCTGCTGTGGCTGGCGCGGCACCTGTGGATGAACGGCGGCTGGCGCGCGCTCAACCTCAACGTGGTGAACTTCACCTTCCTGGTGCTGGCGGTGCTGCTGCACGGCACGCCCGCGCGGCTGCTCAAGGCCAGCGAGGAGGCCGGCACCGTGCTGCACGGCATCGTGCTCCAGTTCCCGCTGTACGCGGGCATCTACGGCATCTTCAAGGCCACCGGCCTGACGGAGCGCATCGGCGAGCTGTTCGTGTCGCTGTCCACGCGCGAGACATTCCCCGCCATCGTCTACCTGTACAGCGGCGTGGTGAACTACTTCGTCCCCTCCGGCGGCTCCAAGTGGGCCATTGAAGCACCGTACCTGCTGGACGCCGCGACGCGGCTGGGCGTGGCGCCGGAGAAGGTCGTGCTGGCCTACGCGTGGGGTGACATGGCCACCGACCTCATCCAACCCTTCTGGGCGCTGCCGCTGCTGGCCGTGGCGCGCTTGGAGTTCAAAGAGTTGCTGGGCTTCTTGCTGGTGGCCTTCCTCGTGTATCTGCCGCTGGTGACACTGGCCTTCTTCCTCTTCGGCTGAGCGGCATGGTGAACAGAAGCGTCATGATTCTGTGCTAGACCAGCCCCGCAGGGTGGGCCTGGGGGCCCGCTTCATCACGAGAACGAGGGGACTTGAGATGGCGAAGATGCTGACGCGGAGCTTGCTGTGCGCGGTGCTGGGGATCTCTTCGGTGGCCATGGCCCAGGACGCGGCTCCGGCCGCGGGAGAGGCCACGGCCAAGGCACCGGACGCGGACGCCGTGCGCGACACCTGGAACTACTTCTACAAGGGCCAGGGCCAGGGCCCGGTACTGGTGGAGGCCAAGCTCTGCACGGAGGTCGCCAAGGAAGGTGCCAACAAGTACGAGTGCACCGCTGAAGTAGGCCCCGAAGGCATCAAGGCCGGCACCAACGTCATGCTGTGGCAGGCCTACCTGGTGCCCCAGGGCGACTCCGTCGAGGACCTGATGGTGCAGACCAAGCAGGGCGCGGTGGTCCGCGAGACGAAGGACGTGAAGGTGAAGGGCGAGGGCTGGCGCGCCCGGCAGTGGACGGGGCTGCGGCTGAACAAGCCCGGCACGTGGACGGTGTCGGTGATGCGCGGCGACCAGGTCCTGAAGGAGATTCAGGTCAAGGTGTTCTGATTCAGCCCTGAAGCAGGTTGAAGCACCCGGCGCCCGCCAGTGGCCAACAGGCCCCCTGGCGGGCGTTTGCTTTGGGCGCCTGTGCACACACAGGTGCCTCGGTGGGACAAACGTCCGTCGTTTTTCCTCCGACGTTCCCTGGCGGACAGGGAGTTTTTTCAGCGAACCGGACACGTCGCTCTGCCTCCAGGGCAATGTTCCGCCCGCCCTCAGAGGGGGCCCGCCCTGACGGGGCCGCTGGCAATGCCCTTGCACAAGGTGGGTTCCGGTTGAGGGGCAGGGGGTTGTCGGGGCTGGGGTTGGGGGAGAGGCCGGGGCGGGGATGGTCGGGCGGCGATGGGCAGTCGGGTTGTTGGCATGCGTGCTTCTCCTGGCGGGGTGCGGGGAGAAAGCGCATGCGGCGGCCCGCGCTCCGGGCTTGGAGGTGGTGGGGTCGGCTGCAGGTGAGGGCGAGGGGGTCCTGGCGTGGACGCGTCCGCTGGTGCTGGGGGACAGCGAAGCGCCACATACCGTGGT
This genomic window from Myxococcus hansupus contains:
- a CDS encoding FUSC family protein; translation: MRRLLRHLRSVLRVRPGKPAIGAGLRTALATAVPLVLAFLLGVKDASWGGLSGLLVSLADKGGSYRTRAKELGAVTLLGAVVGALGAPGGTTPWLDVSLMWLGVTAAAYARSYGETAGSVGGQLAVIFVVSLGAPAVAPEDALARGGWLLFGGLWAMVLSLVLWPLRPYQPARRAIARVYRALAEASWELGRLSREGAGSQAWVEAAQRHMNVRPLMEHARATLGASRGSHMGKSRRGEHLLVLLETCEPMSAQLIALAEAMEGAVREPRFLPLRGRVDSLCDAYAAMAGWVEQVLLHERNDGVPRAPRLAPRSRRRGDRPASGIRSREDPLSLHVDVLFGKLRQLAGVAHETASGLLHGDPVSDRGRSLVGREERRVRSWLAPLRDHLRADSLVFRHALRVGLVATVALVVTQALGIRDAHWVSLTVIAILQPYSAITEERALQRVGGTLLGACLAAVIATRVHSPSALLTVIVLLTAVSVALLPINFGAFQVLLTPDYLLLATLSSGDWSLAGQRALGVLVACTLALLGAWVLWPMPERRRFPDAAAAALRADGDYLREVISRRSADRPEVGAARRSFGLALLDAEASFERLTAEYHGPPQQLESGMAVITYARRFATVVTALGMERPEAEVPGQLRHLAHQAGRALDDLAESLNARRAPAPLPPLQVSCKTDDPVFGALLERVPRQLGMLHGAVTRLSAGPILR
- a CDS encoding short-chain fatty acid transporter; the protein is METLVRIAEGLGRFSSRFVPSAFAIAVLLTLLTMALATGWAGAAPPAVLDAWGSGFWELLGFSMQMALVMFTGYLLALTGPVRALLERAARVPRTPRGAAAWMAFVSMALAYINWGLSLVASAMLVRFMVKRRPDVDYRLLVACAYFGLGATWHSGLSASAPLLVATPGHFLEKSLGVLPINTTLFSPFNLGLTLAVVAGLTLLAWLLHPRPENTVRVDPAVLESLGDFVPPERPAERGFAVWLDHSRLLNTVIGVLGLLWLARHLWMNGGWRALNLNVVNFTFLVLAVLLHGTPARLLKASEEAGTVLHGIVLQFPLYAGIYGIFKATGLTERIGELFVSLSTRETFPAIVYLYSGVVNYFVPSGGSKWAIEAPYLLDAATRLGVAPEKVVLAYAWGDMATDLIQPFWALPLLAVARLEFKELLGFLLVAFLVYLPLVTLAFFLFG